The following proteins come from a genomic window of Gossypium raimondii isolate GPD5lz chromosome 5, ASM2569854v1, whole genome shotgun sequence:
- the LOC105766420 gene encoding pentatricopeptide repeat-containing protein At1g63330-like, with product MGKLPSSFILRSVVNAGSHLSNFHSFSSSSNTIATHIEGLSKKPMSMPVRGKGKRDHCFYNVDHALILFNKMIEKYPKPSIVEFNKLLGAIVMMKHYAIVVSKYRKIELLGVSHNVYSMNILINCFCQLGRIDFGFSVLGKMLKLGVEPSAVTFSTLINGLCNQSKISEAVCMFDEMTEKGYQPDLIVYSTVLKGLCKTGNTDRAVRFLRLMESRGYEPNIVAYSTVIDCLCKNGLLQEALNLLSEMKVKGIRPNIFTYTCLIHGMCNLGQQEEATRLLNEMVDNNISLNIVTYTILIDALCKEGTISKAVETVDMMRKQGIEPNVVTYNTLVDSHCKEGMVSEAEDFVDAMIKRGIEPNVVTYSALVNGHCLQNEMDKARRVFNLMIEKGCEPNIVTYNTMINGYCKDKRLDEAMELFHEISRKGPIPDTVTYNTLMQSMFQLGKVSTACELFRKMLASGQVPNIVTCSILLNGLGKTGHIEEALKLFQALRSGGLELDIVPYNILIDGLCKAGHIKVAKELFQQLSDNGLKPNVVTYRIMINGLCKEGLPDEAYRFFGSMGDNDCLPDSCCYNVMIRGFLRNSYTSKATQLLTELVGKGLSADIFTATLFMDLIIYSNKSILL from the coding sequence ATGGGTaagcttccttcttcttttattcttcGTTCGGTTGTTAATGCTGGAAGCCATCTTTCTAATTTccactctttttcttcttcttctaacaCCATTGCTACCCACATCGAAGGCCTAAGTAAGAAACCCATGTCCATGCCTGTTAGaggaaagggaaaaagagaCCACTGCTTCTATAATGTTGATCATGCTTTGATTTTGTTCAATAAGATGATTGAAAAGTACCCAAAGCCTTCAATTGTggaattcaataaattattaggAGCCATTGTTATGATGAAACATTATGCCATTGTTGTTTCTAAGTATAGAAAGATCGAATTATTGGGAGTTTCCCATAATGTTTATTCTATGAACATCTTGATTAATTGCTTTTGTCAATTAGGTCgaattgattttgggttttctgTTTTGGGGAAAATGCTGAAGTTAGGTGTTGAGCCTAGTGCTGTAACTTTTTCAACTTTGATAAATGGGCTTTGTAATCAAAGTAAGATTTCTGAGGCCGTTTGTATGTTCGATGAAATGACTGAGAAAGGGTATCAACCTGATTTGATTGTTTACAGTACAGTACTTAAGGGGTTGTGTAAGACCGGCAATACTGATAGAGCTGTTAGGTTTCTAAGGCTGATGGAAAGCAGAGGTTATGAACCCAATATTGTAGCATATAGCACTGTCATTGACTGCCTTTGTAAGAACGGCTTGTTACAGGAGGCTCTCAATCTCTTATCTGAAATGAAGGTTAAGGGCATTAGACCAAATATCTTTACTTACACTTGCTTAATTCATGGTATGTGTAATTTGGGCCAGCAGGAGGAGGCAACAAGGCTTTTGAATGAAATGGTTGATAACAATATTTCACTTAATATTGTCACATATACTATATTGATTGATGCTCTTTGCAAGGAAGGAACGATTTCTAAAGCTGTAGAGACTGTTGACATGATGAGAAAGCAAGGCATTGAGCCTAATGTTGTCACGTATAATACATTGGTTGATTCACATTGCAAGGAAGGGATGGTCTCTGAAGCTGAGGATTTTGTTGATGCAATGATAAAGCGAGGCATTGAGCCTAATGTTGTTACCTATAGTGCATTAGTTAATGGTCATTGCTTGCAGAATGAAATGGATAAAGCTAGAAGAGTTTTCAACTTGATGATTGAGAAGGGTTGTGAGCCTAATATAGTTACTTACAACACCATGATCAATGGATATTGCAAAGATAAAAGGTTAGACGAAGCAATGGAACTCTTTCATGAAATATCTCGAAAGGGACCAATCCCGGATACTGTCACATACAACACTCTTATGCAGAGTATGTTTCAGTTAGGGAAAGTTTCAACTGCATGTGAACTTTTTAGAAAGATGCTTGCTTCTGGACAAGTTCCAAATATAGTGACTTGTTCGATTTTGCTGAATGGTTTAGGCAAAACAGGTCATATTGAGGAGGCATTGAAACTTTTTCAAGCATTGAGGAGCGGTGGGTTGGAACTTGATATTGTCCCATATAATATCCTAATTGATGGGTTGTGCAAAGCTGGGCATATCAAAGTTGCCAAGGAATTATTTCAGCAACTCTCAGACAATGGTTTAAAACCGAATGTTGTCACATATCgtataatgattaatggactgtGTAAAGAGGGATTACCAGATGAAGCATACAGGTTCTTTGGGAGCATGGGAGATAATGACTGTTTGCCTGATAGCTGCTGTTATAATGTAATGATTCGGGGGTTCCTTCGCAACAGCTATACCTCAAAGGCAACACAACTTCTTACAGAATTGGTTGGTAAGGGCCTTTCTGCAGATATATTCACTGCCACCTTATTTATGGATCTTATCATATACTCTAATAAATCAATCTTGCTCTGA
- the LOC105766441 gene encoding pentatricopeptide repeat-containing protein At5g16640, mitochondrial-like, translated as MGKLPSSFILRSVVNAGSHLSNFHSFSSSSNTIATYIECLSKKPMSMPVRGKGKRDHHFDNVDHALSLFNKMIKKDPVPSIVEFTKLFAAIVRMKHYAIVVPMCSQMELLGVSHDVYSMNILINCFCQLGRIDFGFSVLGKMLELGVEPDVVIFSTLINGLCNQGQQEEATRLLNEMLDNNISLNIVTYNTLVDALCKEGTVSKAVEIVDTMRKQGFEPDVVTYNTLVDAHCKEGMVSEAEDIVDAMIKRGIEPNVVTYSALVNGHCLQNEMDKARRVFNLMIEKGCAPNIVTYSTMINGYCKGKRLDEAVELFHEISQKGPIPNIFTYNTLLQSMFQLGKVSTACELFRKMLASGQVPVIATCLILLDGLCKTGHIEEALKLFQAMQTSGLELDIVPYTILIDGFCKAGHIEVVKELFHQL; from the exons ATGGGTaagcttccttcttcttttattcttcGTTCCGTTGTTAATGCTGGAAGCCATCTTTCTAATTTccactctttttcttcttcttctaacaCCATTGCTACCTACATCGAATGCCTAAGTAAGAAACCCATGTCCATGCCTGTTAGaggaaagggaaaaagagaCCACCACTTCGATAATGTTGATCATGCTTTGAGTTTGTTCAATAAGATGATTAAAAAGGACCCAGTGCCTTCAATTGTGGaattcactaaattatttgCAGCCATTGTTAGAATGAAACATTATGCCATTGTTGTTCCTATGTGTAGCCAGATGGAATTATTAGGCGTTTCCCATGATGTTTATTCTATGAACATCTTGATTAATTGCTTTTGTCAATTAGGTCgaattgattttgggttttctgTTTTGGGGAAAATGCTGGAGTTAGGTGTTGAGCCTgatgttgtaattttttcaactttgaTTAATGGGCTTTGTAATCAAG GCCAGCAGGAGGAGGCAACAAGGCTCTTGAATGAAATGTTGGATAACAATATTTCACTTAATATTGTCACGTATAATACATTGGTTGATGCTCTTTGCAAGGAAGGAACGGTTTCTAAAGCTGTAGAGATCGTTGACACAATGAGAAAGCAAGGCTTTGAGCCTGATGTTGTCACGTATAATACATTGGTTGATGCGCATTGCAAGGAAGGGATGGTCTCTGAAGCTGAGGATATTGTTGATGCAATGATAAAGCGAGGCATTGAGCCTAATGTTGTTACCTATAGTGCATTAGTTAATGGTCATTGCTTGCAGAATGAAATGGATAAAGCTAGAAGAGTTTTCAACTTGATGATTGAGAAGGGTTGTGCACCTAATATAGTTACTTACAGCACCATGATCAATGGATATTGCAAAGGTAAGAGGTTAGATGAAGCAGTGGAACTCTTTCATGAAATATCTCAAAAGGGACCAATCCCGAATATATTCACATACAACACTCTCTTGCAAAGTATGTTTCAGTTAGGGAAAGTTTCAACTGCATGTGAACTTTTTAGAAAGATGCTTGCTTCTGGACAAGTTCCAGTCATAGCAACCTGTTTGATTTTGCTGGATGGTTTATGCAAAACAGGTCATATCGAAGAGGCATTGAAACTTTTTCAAGCAATGCAAACCAGTGGGTTGGAACTTGATATTGTCCCGTATACTATACTAATTGATGGGTTTTGTAAAGCTGGGCATATCGAAGTTGTCAAGGAATTATTTCATCAACTCTAA